atgtctctccgccctaacaatgggagtcgttagTCCACAAAGCGACACGGCTCCGGTcgatcctttctttggattggtggatacatcatCATTTTTcttccgtctgcaaacacttCGGTAAATCGACGCTTCGGAAATACGTCATTGGCTTTGATCCTTTGATTGGTCTCTGGCTCCCCCCTgtggatacagttgaagtcgacaGTATGCAATATGCTACAGTTATAACACTGTACATTTATTCTTTTTGTGTGGTCTTCCGCTTGACTATCAGTTCATAGTTTTATGACCAGATCCTCAATCGAAAGTCCAATTTAATGTCTTGGGTTGCACCTGGACTACCGTAGCTACCGCAAGATAGGGCTACTTCAACCTAGCCGCATACCTGGTCACCAGCATGGTACAGGGACAATTTATGTTGCTAAGTCAGAGTTTCCTGTGACGGGAAGAGGAAGAGCCTTTCGACAGGTCCGGTTCTTATTATAGCTCAGTGAGATAGCAAACCCTTCGGTGACTGCCATAATGTGTACATCCCTATACTACCGATTCGGGATTCTATAGCCGCATATATCCACTTCATAAATAAAAGTCGGAATACATTTCGAGATATCTTCGCTATTGGTAGCTAGAGGTCGCTGAAAGGTTGCATCATCTTTGTTACCGGGTGAGCGCTGTCTGATCCGGAGCCACAATCAGAGGCTAACAATTCGGATTACATTGGTGACAGGGGAAGAGGGACGATATGGTCCTATTAGTAACTGACTGAATATGGGACAAGAGGTTTTTGTTTATTGGCCCAACATCataggtgagagaaaaaaatgtttttgtctCTTACCAGAGACCTATGGCAAGATACATGTATAGTAAGCAAGAAGCATAAGTAATGGATGCTCCATTAATTAAATAATGTACATAATGTATTATTAGTTGTACAATTTACTAATTTCTAACAGTATTCTTGATTTTTCTCATGTTCATTCTTCATTCTGGTTACAGGTTATATCCGCCTAGTCTTTATACTTTCTGCTTGGACTGCCTTCAACAATCCACCCGTGTTTCTCTCCACCTACTCCATCTCTATCATTCTAGAtggtaaataataaaataaaatcttcaaAGTCATGTTTAAACATGAAATATCATGCTAAAATGATCTTGATTGCGATATGCCTATTTAACAGTAGTCCAAAGTTTGTGTGCATATTCCATTGACCTATCAGTTTACACTTTATGACCGAATCCTCAATTCCAAGTTAAATCACATTACAATAACGTCCAGTTGCACCTGTGTATATTTATGGCTATTGAACAGTAGCCCACAGTTTCTGTGTTTTTTTGTTatcacattaacatatgtagttCCTGTGTTGTCCAGGGCTGGATGGATGGCTAGCTCGGAGGCTTGGGCAGACCTCCAGGTTTGGGGCCTGGTTAGACGTGGTGATAGACAACCTTGGGAGAAGCATGGTGTGGAACCAGCTGTATGAAGTAGGTAGGCTATGTACCTTCAAGAcagaggctgagtcccaaatgccacccgattccctataaagtgcactacttttgaccagagccttatggatagtaatgcactacatagagaatagggggGCATTTGTAGCCCACAAATGGTGAGtgcaccgtgaaccatcagatcctcctctccaccctctcagggctgggcgtctcaggctctgcacacacttggattgcatcctacctggcaggccgctcctaccaggtgacgtggagaggatctgtgtctgcaccacgtgctaTATTTAAGTGTTTTTTTTAGTTGTAGagcccctgcccatcttcccaaaatgtctgaaaccctacctctttgaagagtatcttaaataactctCATGGCGCCCCTGACGCCCTCCCTCCCAATTAAAAAATGACAATAATACAGTTATAAAAGGCACTAGTCTTTTCCAaccagcactgactttgctgataacttctttgttgagggaaaaatatacttgatacgattgtgatgtgttgttgtcccACCTAGCGATCTTAACATGAATTCACTaactaagtcactctggataagagcgtctgctaaatgactccaaTGTCTAAATATGTTTCTTAAACACTGAGCACTACCGAAAACATGTCTCTCTTTCTGTGCAAACTTTGAACTTGTTGAACCTTGAGGCAGCTTTCAGTTGTGCACTTTTCGTCATGTAATGGCAATGTTCACTAAATAACCTGTATAGTAAGTAACTGCAGTGCAACACATGAGACATCAAGAGTTTATTATGTACTGCCAGTCTTCCTTGTGTAGGCCCTGGTATGCCAGCGTCCATataatgttctgttctgttctagtgGGGCTGGCTGGTGTCTTCAGtggagtggtgtgtgtttgtgtgtaaccaCACTGCCCGTGGTGCCCAGTGGAAGAGCAGCTTCTCAGACAGCCCTCTGTGGGTACAGACCGTCATGGCCAAAGGTAAAGGGCTAATCCACTATACTGGATGTCTGAAGCCAGCCTTTAGTCTATGACAGGTTTTTCATAAACGTTTCACAGAAGTTGTCTGCCAAAATAAGACATTCTAATAAGGTGTTCTCTGCTGTAGCTACCAGTCATGTTTTGGTTCATCTCAATGAACGATATATTTGAACTTAGAAAATGGAATAAGATGAGCCTGATCCTAGACACCGAGACACTTTTGAATACAGACCCTGGATTTCAGACTGAAGTGAATGGAAAGATCCTGGAACATTCTCTCTCATGTTGCTAGGGTTTCGGACGCCCCTGGGGACGTGGGTGATTGGTGGTTTACATGGCCTACCCCTGTGGCTGTATGGGTACCAGCGGGGGGTCCTCACCCACCCCCTCTGTGCCCCCCTCTGGCTGCAGACACTGGGGACTCTGATCCTGGCAGCAGGGAGGCTCCTGGGTGTCTCAGTGGAGGTAAGACAACTGACTGATGGGACTACActgatgtaaacacacacacacattgacacttTCTTTACCCccctttctctccgtctctccagaTATGGTGCATATGGGCTCACATTAAATACCTTACCAAAGATGAGGTggaggaacagagggagtgaGAATGACAGAATACTGAAGCACTCTGTTCTACGCTGCTGATAAAGCCTCAGGAACTCATATTTTGACAGGGTCCAAATGTGCTGTAAACAAAAAAAGCAACATTCAATTAAAACCGAGTTTTGATTAAAAGAGACAAAAAGAAAAGTGAAGAGCACTTATAAACGGAAGTAAACAAACTACTACTACATGTTGCTATGATTTGACCTGTTCTATACTCTTAGCAAAAGCAatgagctgaatctatccatgaaGGTGGTTGCAACACATGAATATTCACTTTtgacctacagtactgtataccatatttatttattttaaacgttttataggtggttgtcccactggctatcataagttgaatgcaccaattttgtaagtcgctcttgtcacgatcgtctaaggaggaggaccaatgcgcagcgttgaaggtgaacatatttatatttatttaatgatcacacgatcaaaacaacaaacgaaaaatgtgacgtctatggtttaaacacaaaccaacacgaacaagaaaccacaaaaccaAAGGGAAAgatagacagtttaaatatggctcccaatcagagacaaccagctgacactcgttgcctctgattgggagtcactcaggccaacatagaaatacaaactagaacataaacaaatgaacactcacaccctggctcaacatactagagtccccagagccagggcgtgacagtacccccccctaaaggcgcggactccgaccgcgccaaccaaatacaacaggggagggaccgggtgggcactccaccTCGGCGgcagatccggctccggacatgacccccactccttctctaaccccccaaagtacccctggtccggtctggccctgctgaccagagctgaactgaacacaggtggagcggattgctctagctccggcgtgacgcagcacctgaccggtgccggacccgccaccggtggaacaggcactggccgtgccggactgacgacgcacaccactggcttggtgtggggagcaggagcgggccgagccgggctgacgaaacgcaccactgacttggtgcggggagcaggagcgggccggaccgggctgacgaagcgcaccactgacttgatgcggggagcaggaacgggccgtgccgggctgacgacgcgcaccactgacttggtgcggggagcaggaatgggccggactgggctggcgacgcgcaccacagacttggtgcggagagcaggaacgggccggacagggctgacgaaacgcaccacagacttggtgcggggagcaggaatgggccggactgggctggcgcgcgcaccacagacttggtgcggagagcaggaaacgggccggacagggctggacgaaacgcaccacagacttggtgcggggagcaggaatgggccgggccgagctggcgatgcgcaccgtagacttggtgcgagtggcaggaacaggccggaccgtactggcaacacacgccagtacctctcgccgtgcctctacatcctccatcccctcttcgaccagtggcccccgtaacctggcggcctcctctggcaatcctgctggtccgacgtcgtgagcccccccctaaaaaatttctgggagtctctcctccccgtgggccaggcctcgataattctcgcccaactctcgctcttctgcttccaatctccgccattcagctcctcattcggcttgacccagtcgaagctctgcctccactgttgccaagtccacttactctgctcctcactaggctgcttggtccagttctggtggtttcttctgtcacgatcgtctaaggaggaggaccaatgcgcagcgttgaaggtgaacatatttatatttatttaatgatcacacgatcaaaacaacaaacgaaaaacgtgacgtctatggtttaaacacaaaccaacacgaacaagaaaccacaaaaccaAAGGGAAAgatagacagtttaaatatggctcccaatcagagacaaccagctgacactcgttgcctctgattgggagtcactcaggccaacatagaaatacaaactagaacataaacaaatgaacactcacaccctggctcaacatactagagtccccagagccagggcgtgacagctctggataagagcgtctgctaaatgacgtaaatgtaaataaaggcCTCAAAATCATTGTCTAAATGTTTGAAATGGTTTTATAAAATGGTTTCATATTTAAACAAACAGTATTTGCTGCACAAATGAAGTTGCTTTGATTCTTTTACAATTGTTGCATCTTCATGTTTTGATTCTCTAGCCACGtaaattcccacgggggaccagtatgaaaaataaaataaaataaaagataatgtaagtcgcactggataagagcgtctgctaaatgactaaacatgtaaAACTATTCTGACAGAGAAAAACAAGAGGGGATATAGTTAGACAATATGTATCCCTATAAGGGATATACTTTACTATGTAGCTCTCATTCTCATTATTTTATACAGACAGCAATTCAGACCATTCTGTTATGAACATACAATGTCATTTTAATTGGAGGAGGTGCAGGAGATCAGTAATATATAAATCCCACCAATCATGATTCATTATCCCATACGCTCTATGTTTATTTGAGTGGTGGGGTTCACTCACTGGCACTGCAAACATTGGCCGTACGAAGCGATGCACGTCTAGCCAGATTGGTTTGTGCCATCATGTCAACTCCCTTGGCATGACAAGGAGGGGCATGATGGTACCCAGGCTAGCGATGCACTTTTGTCACGTTCCTTAAAACGTTCCAATTAAACATCTCTGTTGTGTCTTGAGTTTttagccccgtttatacctggttctaacatgcgtattttgtcctgatcttgtccacattctcaTTGTGCCTACATTTTTAGACAGATGTAGACTATCAAAAGACACATTGTGATCAgcattgtgtctggatatcttacaagtgtagaAAGATCTGGACACAGAAACCATTTCAGTCATAATTATTCCACCCTCGAGTCATCGAAAGGTGGCACCATTGACTTGACTACGTCAATATGCGtcttacaataaataaatattattctgaaagaatagctgtgaaataatttgcatagagggagggaccaggaaatctggtcacaGTGCAGACTCAGTGGACGGACAACAGATACATTTTAGTACCATGTGTAGACATATTTCTGGAAGTGTGGACACAATCAGAATGTAGACAAGGTCAGGACAAAGGACCCAAGTTAGCACCAAGTATAAACGGGGCTTAAGACAACACTAAAGCAGGTTGAGAAATAACTTAATTTGTAGATCTGTGAATGAAAGGTCTCCATCAAGAGAACCTCtggggttgcatcccaaataacaacctattccctacatagtggactacttttgaccagggaccatagggctctatgtggatgacggatcaccacctcaagctgaacctcggcaagacggagctgctcttcctcccggggaaggactgcccgttccatgatctcgccatcacggttgagaactccgttgtgtcctcctcccagagtgtttgaggagtctcccacatgccttttggcgaacaccaaacgtgcttgcttatttttttctttaagcaatggctttttttctggccactcttccgtaaagcccagctctgtggagtgtacggcttaaagtggtcctatggacagatactccaatctccgctgtggagctttgcagctccttcagggttatctttggtctttttgttgcctctctgattaatgccctccttgcctggtccgtgagttttggtgggcggccctctcttggcaggtttgttgtggtgccatattctttcaatttttaaataatggatttaatggtgctccgtggaatattcaaagtttctgatatttttttataacccaaccctgatatgtacttctccacaactttgtccctgacctgtttggagagctccttggtcttcatggtgccgcttgcttggtggtgttgcagactctggggcctttcagaacaggtatatatatactgagatcatgtgacagatcatgtgacacttagattgcacacaggtggactttatttaactaattatgtgacttctgaaggtaattggttgcaccagatcttatttaggggcttcatagcaaagggggtgaatacatatgcacgcaccacttttccgttatttatattttagaatttttcttaacaagtttttttttaaatttcacttcaccaatttggactattttgtgtatgtccattacatgaaatccaaataaaaatccatttaaattacaggttgtaatgcaacaaaataggaaaaacgccaagggggatgaatacttttgcaaggcactgtatggggGCGAAACAGACGGGGGgctggcttagattgttgacaacaacgtcaactatatttagtctccaatgtttataTAAAAACATACATTTTCACAATGAGCACTTGTATCTCAAATACATTGTGACAGTTGTTGGTTAGCCATCTAGTGAattttttgccatattagcattgacgtgaaatcagtcaaaaacatctcaaaacaagacatggtatcaagaacaagatgaaatGAGCTGAAATGAGCCACTtacagtttcttgtcattgttgcattctgttattttttacagtggtgccaagatggaggcgtgGTGGCTTCCAAACAGCGCCCCCATCAGTCATCTCGTGTTTATAGAAATCATTACACTTTTCTGTTTTCGTTTCATTTGCCCTCCTTTATGGTGACATCTGGGAGGGatggcgtcccaaatggcaccctattccctatatagtgcactacttttgaccagggcccataggaaatACTcccactatgtaaggaatagggtgccattttgggacacaTCCTCAGAGTCACTGGTGTGTGGTCACGTGGCTGTTGAGTGAATACAACGAAGGGGCTGTGGTGTATTCCATGTCTCCAAAAAGGAGCTGAGCGAAGAGACGTTCAGAGCTACGCTGGTTCAGGGAGCAGAGTAGAGAGACGTTCAGAGCTACACTGGTTCAGGGAGCAGAGTAGAGAGACGTTCAGAGCTACACTGGTTCAGGGAGCAGAGTAGAGACGATCAGAGCTACACTGGTTCAGGGAGCAGAGTAGAGACGTTCAGAGCTACGCTGGTTCAAGGAGCAGAGTAGAGAGACGTTCAGAGCTACACTGGTTCAGGGAGCAGAGTAGAGACGTTCAGAGCTACGCTGGTTCAAGGAGCAGAGTAGAGAGACGTTCAGAGCTACACTGGTTCAGGGAGCAGAGTAGAGACGTTCAGAGCTACGCTGGTTCAGGGAGCAGAGTAGAGACGTTCAGAGCTACACTGGTTCAGGGAGCAGAGTAGAGACGTTCAGAGCTACACTGGTTCAGATACAAATGAAAAAAAGGCAAAGAAAGATAATAAGAAACAAATGAAAAAGAGATTTCTGTGAAGAAAGTCAAATAAATAGTTAGCTCCTTGGATTGGATTAGTGTGACGAGGTTGGTGAACCAGTCCCATCCTGGATGCTCCTTGCTCCCTATAGAACATGACATGAACCTGTATGAATACCCTGAGACTCTACCGACCATCCATCGCCAtcggtaagtgtgtgtgtttgaatgtctgtatatacagtgcattcgggaaagtattcagaccacttgacctttttccacattttgttacattacagccttattctaaaatgtattcaattgtttttttccctcatcaatctacacacaatatcccataatgacaaagcaaaactagGTTTTAATTTGTAAaattgtattacaaataaaaaacggaaatatcaaatttacataagtattcagaccctttactcagtactttgttgaagcatctttgccggcgattacagccttgagtcttcttgggtatgacgctacaagcttggcacacctgtatttggggagtttctcccattcttctctgcagatcctctcaagctctgtcaggttggatggggagtgtcgctgcacagctattttcaggtctctccaaagatgttcgatcgggttcaagtccgggctctggctgggccactcaaggacattcagagacttgtcccgaagcctctcctgcattgtcttggctgtgtgcttaggatcgttgtcctgttggaaggtgaacctttgcccctcACCCCTGCTGATGCCCTCAACTTCCTGATTCTCTTCAACCCAAGTGCCGCTTTTGACACAGTGAGTCATCAGATCCTCCTCACCAGGCTTGAGGGTATGGGTTTTGAGGGCACCGCGCTCTCCTGGCTACAATCATACCTCACAAACCGACTACATCTCCCTCAATGGCTCCacctcagactcagctgcagttctacagggtgtcccccagggctctgtgctgggtcccctaaccctaaccccaactctTCATCATCTACATCTTGGTCACATCCTCCGTTACTTCAACCTTGACTTCCACTGCTATGCCGTTGACACACAGATCAGTACCAAATCCCTCCTCAACCCACCTCTGACCCACATTGAATCCTGCCTCTTTGAAATAAAAACATGGATGCAACAACACTTCCTCAAGCTCAACAGTGATAGAACAGAACTCCTCCTCATAGACACCAAATCCACCCTCACCAAAGCTGGCAACTTCACCCTCACCATTGACGACACTAcggtctctccttccctccacacacccttgcaatttctgaggctggtaactctaatgaacttatcctctgcagcagaggtaactctgggtcttcctttcctgtggcggtcctcatgagagccagtttcgtcatagcgcttgatggtttttgcaactgcacttgaagaaacgtccaaagttcttgaaattttccgtattgactgactttcatgtcttaaagta
The DNA window shown above is from Coregonus clupeaformis isolate EN_2021a chromosome 6, ASM2061545v1, whole genome shotgun sequence and carries:
- the si:ch1073-145m9.1 gene encoding uncharacterized protein si:ch1073-145m9.1 — protein: MGQEVFVYWPNIIGYIRLVFILSAWTAFNNPPVFLSTYSISIILDGLDGWLARRLGQTSRFGAWLDVVIDNLGRSMVWNQLYEWGWLVSSVEWCVFVCNHTARGAQWKSSFSDSPLWVQTVMAKGFRTPLGTWVIGGLHGLPLWLYGYQRGVLTHPLCAPLWLQTLGTLILAAGRLLGVSVEIWCIWAHIKYLTKDEVEEQRE